A genomic segment from Alphaproteobacteria bacterium encodes:
- a CDS encoding methyltransferase domain-containing protein, with amino-acid sequence MRKNSLIICTLISLTLSQHAAPSHAQERDEGWLGGIARKSQNFCYNVMARTFWDPMMSGFQPGRKIAMEQLDIQPSDRVLFVGEGTGLDFDVLPATLNKANLYAFDFSPEMVKQAKLKAPKFNIPVENCFEGDAQRLSYTDEKFDKIYFPLSLGSIPDPHQALKEAERVLERNGKVVVFEKLVDDGQKLSWGRWAVGLFTRWLFADINRNLTQMMGDDTKFKIVYYDSVEGKLTGILGRCLAPYYRIGTLVRAEDYPDLPTLKAVLSHPKQD; translated from the coding sequence ATGAGAAAAAACAGTCTAATAATTTGTACTTTAATTTCTTTAACGCTAAGTCAACATGCAGCCCCTTCTCATGCGCAAGAGCGAGATGAAGGTTGGTTGGGAGGAATAGCACGTAAATCTCAAAATTTTTGTTACAATGTGATGGCTCGTACATTTTGGGATCCTATGATGAGTGGATTTCAACCGGGACGCAAGATTGCAATGGAACAACTTGATATACAGCCATCTGATCGAGTTCTTTTTGTTGGAGAAGGAACAGGTTTGGATTTTGACGTCCTTCCTGCAACCTTGAACAAAGCTAATCTGTACGCTTTCGATTTTTCTCCTGAAATGGTAAAGCAAGCAAAATTAAAAGCGCCCAAGTTTAATATACCTGTTGAAAACTGTTTTGAGGGAGATGCACAGAGATTGTCTTACACAGATGAAAAGTTTGATAAAATTTACTTCCCTCTTTCTTTGGGCTCAATCCCTGATCCTCATCAAGCTCTAAAAGAGGCAGAAAGAGTCTTAGAAAGGAACGGCAAGGTTGTCGTCTTTGAAAAGCTTGTGGATGATGGTCAAAAGCTTTCATGGGGAAGATGGGCTGTGGGTTTGTTTACAAGATGGCTATTTGCTGATATTAACCGAAATCTCACCCAAATGATGGGAGATGATACGAAGTTCAAGATTGTTTATTATGATTCTGTGGAAGGTAAGTTAACAGGCATTTTAGGAAGATGTCTCGCTCCTTATTACCGGATTGGCACCCTTGTGCGAGCCGAAGACTATCCCGATCTTCCCACACTAAAGGCAGTTTTGAGTCACCCCAAACAAGACTAA